ATATGGACTATATCCTCATATATTAGAACCGATATTCAAATTAATTGGTTTAAATGTATTTACTTTTACATTAGTTATGAGTTTGTTAATATCGCTTTCATTCTATTGTATATATAAGGTTCTTGATAAATTGATTCTTAACAAATTTATATGCTTTTTAGCATTCTCATTTGTTTTGTTTTATGGATATATACATTTTAGGCTTATTAGCCCTGATCCATATTATCAATATTATCCCATAAGAACGTTATTTCCCTCTTTGTTATTATATCTTTCACTTAAATTTTTCGAGAGGAAAAGTAACTGGAAATATTATTTGTTTAGCTTAATCTTCTCATTGGCTGTATTGTGGAATATGGACACAGGAATAATTGTTTTCTTAACTTGGATATTAGCATTGATTTTCGATGAAGCTCTTAACTGGAAAGGCCTTTCTTTGTTTTGTAAAAGTTGTTTAAAACATTTTCTCGTTTCATTAGCAGGGTTAGTATTGGTTCTATTGACGTTTTCCTTATTTGTTTATTTGAGATCCGGAGTGATGCCGGATTATATAAGTTTTTTCAGTTATCAAACATATTTTTATGGTTTTGGATTCTTCATGCTACCTATGAAGATAATACATCCTTGGAATCTAGTTATTCTCATGTATATTATTGGGCTAATAATTTCATTGAATAGTATTATTCAAAAAGTAAATACATTACAAGTTAGATTAGTATTTATACTGTCTATTCTTGGAGTAGGGCTATTCACGTATTATCAAGGTAGAAGTCATGACCATGTTTTAACTCTAACTTGGTATCCTGCATTAATGTTATTGGTTATATATATATACATGATGTATTGTGAAGTGGAGAAAAAAAACAATGAGGTCGGGAAGAGGAAATGGTTGCTGTGCAGTACATTATTTCTTTTAATAGTATTAATTGGATCTTCATTACTTAGCATAGTGAAAAATACAAATAATATTTATCACCTATTTGAAAGTCGTTGGTCTTTAGTATTTGATAAAACTGAGACACCAGTTACGTCAGGTATTAATTTTATAAAAGAAAACACAACTGAAGGAGAAAAGATTTTAATTTTATCTTATCATTCAGGAGTGGATTATTTATATACTAAAACTATGCCTATAATCGATATTCCAGGAATGTCAGAATTATTTTTAATAAAAGAATACAATAAAATTAATACAGCAATAAATAAAAATAGTTCTTTGAAAAAGGTCTTTGTAGACTTAAACTTTTTAACAAACGCCCAACAGAATTATGAAGCTAATCTAATGGTCATGAAATCATTATATGATAATTTTGAGATAATAGATAAAAGTCCCTATGATAATATGGTGTTGTTAGTTCGAAAATCCGAAGGAACATCGTCTAATTCATTTCTACTGCCTAATCGACAAAATGATATTCATTATCTTATAAGTAATAATTTTTTCGTAAGTAAACCATTTAATGACAGTATAGTGGGTGTGAAGGAGTATCTGCCCGCAGTCTCGTTAAATCAAGAATTTACTATTGAGGTGGTTCTAAAACCGGATAAGGTTCAGAAACCATATGGCATAATAATCGGGAATCATCCGGGAGATGGATTTCAAGGATTTGTAATACAACAGGAAAATGATAATCAAAATGTTTATTCTTTTAATTATGGGAATGGAAATCAATGGGCTCCCCCATTAAAGTTCTCATTAGTTCCAAATGAATGGAGTTATATTACCGTTGTGTTTAATAAAGGAAAGACTAATATTTATATAGATGGCCAATTGTTTTTAGAGACTTCTGAGTTGAGTTTAGAACATTTTGAGAATAGTCGGCTACCATTATCAATAGGAAACTGGATGAATATGGATCGTGGTTTTAACGGTATTATAAGTGAAGTTCGAATAAGTAACAGTGTCTTATTGGATCAAGAAATATCTGATAATTGGAAAGGTATGAGAGATCATTTGCCAGACTTATAATAATAGGAGTTTTGATGATTTGTGAAAAATCCTTCGGTTAAATTTGTAATAGTAGGTATTTTAAATACAATTGTGGGACTTAGTGTATATACAGTATATCTAAAATTCATTCAAGACAATTATCTCCAAGCACTTATTCTATCACATGTGATAGGTGTGGCTCATAGTTATTTATGGAATAATAGATGGACATTTCAGCAGAAGAGATATAATGCCAAAAGTGGTATGAAGTTTATGTTGGTATACATCATTACTTTTTTTGTTAACTTATTTCTATTAACATTATTAGTTGATACAATAGGAATGAATAAATTAATCGCTCAGGCGACGGCTCTTTTTTTGACTACAGTAATTAGCTTTTTTGGCCATAAGTACTGGAGTTTTGGAGCTTCTAAAAATTCTTAAGGGGTGTACTAATGCTAAAGCAAGGTATAATTATTTTAATTAAAGAATTAGGTGAATATGGTTTGATTTCCTCTGATGTTAGGAATGATCAAGTCGAAATCTACAATCTTTTCGATAAACTTGCAGATGAATTTTCAGAGAAATACAATTTTGAAGTAAAACATGGAGATCTTAAGGTTTCATTATATTTAGATACTCGTGTTAAGACAAAAATATCCTTGGAAAATATCACTCAATTTGCTGAAATTAGCAAAACTGATTATGAGAAAATTACAAGACTTGATATCTTGTCTAAAGTAGAAAACTATTACGAATTATTCCATTCGGAAAGAAACAAAGACTTTGATTCTGAATTAACCCAAGTTTCTTATGGTGGACGTGTATATGATGAGAAGGAAATGAGAAGCTTAGTAGACTCATCACTAGATTTTTGGCTTACCGCTGGCCGATATAACAAACAATTTGAAAAAGAATATGCAGAATTCTTGGGAGTTAGATATGCACTCCTTACTAACTCTGGTTCCTCTGCCAATCTACTGGCATTCTCCGCTTTAACATCTCCGAAATTGAAGGATCGTCAGATAAAACCTGGAGATGAAGTAATTACAGTAGCAGCAGGTTTTCCTACAACTGTAACGCCTATTGTACAGAATGGTGCTATTCCTGTGTTTATCGATGTTGAATTGGGAACTTACAATATCATAGTAGATCGTATTGAAGCAGCGATTACACCAAAAACCAAGGCAATTATGGTTGCTCACACTATGGGTAATCCGTTTGAGTTAGATAAGGTTATGGAGATTGCTGCTAAATACAATCTATGGGTGGTTGAAGATAACTGCGATGCTCTTGGCTCTAAATTTAATGGGAAATTAACAGGTACACATGGACATATCGGTACATCAAGCTTCTATCCTCCGCATCATATGACTATGGGTGAAGGCGGGGCAGTATACACCAATAACGCCTTGCTTAAATCAATCATTGAATCCTTCAGAGATTGGGGCAGAGATTGCTGGTGCCCATCTGGCTGTGATAATACATGTAATAAACGCTTTGGTTGGGAGCTAGGTTCTTTACCATATGGGTATGATCATAAATATACCTACTCACATATTGGTTACAATTTGCGGGTTACAGAGATGCAGGCAGCTATTGGGGTTGAACAACTTAAGAAGGTTCCAACTTTCACTCAAGCACGTAAAGAAAATTTCAAACGATTGTTTGAAGGTTTGAAGGATCTGGGAGAACACTTTATTCTGCCAAGGGCAACTGAAAACTCAGATCCAAGTTGGTTTGGGTTTATGTTAACTGTACAAGATGGTGCAAAATTCACGAAGAATGAAATTGTAGAGTATTTGGAGGCCAATCGGATTCAGACACGCATGTTATTTGCCGGCAATTTAACCCGTCAACCAGCATTTCAAAATGTGAATTATCGTATAAGTGGCGATCTTAAAAATACTGATAAAATTATGCATGATACATTCCTGGTTGGAGTTTATCCAGGATTAACTAAAGAAAAAATTGATTATGTGGTTAGTAAGATCAGAAGTTTCGTGTTAGATAAAAAATAATTCGGGGGCTAATGAAATGAAGGTAGTTATTCTTGCAGGTGGGTATGGTACTAGAATCAGCGAAGAATCTCATCTCAGACCGAAACCTATGATTGAAATAGGCCAGAAGCCCATTTTATGGCACATCATGAAATTATATTCCCATTATGGTTTTAATGATTTTGTGATATGTCTTGGTTATAAAGGATTTTACATCAAAGAATACTTTGCTCATTATTTTTTGCATGAATCAGATGTTACATTCGATTTCACAAGTGATAATCAGTTGGTGACACACACCCATACAGCAGAACCTTGGAAAGTAACTCTTGTGAATACCGGGATTGATACAATGACTGGTGGAAGAGTAAAAAGAATACAAAAATACATTGGAAACGAACCTTTCATGCTAACTTATGGCGATGGTGTATCTGATGTGAATATATCAGAACTTGTTAATCAGCATAACTTACATGGACGTCTCGCAACAGTAACTACTGTGCAGCCAAGTGGCCGCTTTGGTGCATTAGATATAGCTTCCAACAACGAAGTAAAGGGCTTCCAAGAAAAACCTAAAGGTGACGGGTCTTGGATTAATGCAGGGTTCTTCGTGTTACAACCAGAAGTATTTAATTACATTGATGGTGATGAGACTTTCTTTGAAAAAGAACCTTTGGAAGGATTGGCACGTGATGGTGAATTGTTTGGTTTTAAGCATCATGGATTTTGGCAACCAATGGATACACTGAGAGATAAAAACCATTTAGAGGATCTTTGGAGTAGCGGGCAGGCTCCTTGGAAAACGTGGGATGCAAAGCCGGTGAAAACAAAATGATAAATAAACAATTTTGGAAGGGGAAAAAAGTTTTTTTGACTGGGCATACGGGTTTCAAGGGATCTTGGCTAAGCTTATGGCTAAGTTCCTTGGGCGCTGAAGTTACAGGATATTCTTTAGAGCCTTCAACTACTCCTAGTTTATTTGACTTATGTAATATAAAGGATCTATTGAAAAACAGTGTGATAGCTGATATTAGAGATGGCGAAAGTTTGAATAGAGCTATGCTCCAGGCTCAACCTGAAATTGTTATTCATATGGCTGCTCAGCCGTTAGTGCGGGAATCTTACAAGAGTCCAGTCGAAACCTATGAAGTGAACGTTATGGGTACAGTCAATTTATTGGAAGCCGTCAGAAATTGTCTAAGTGTTGTTTCTGTAGTTAATGTTACAACTGACAAGTGTTATGAAAATAAGGAATGGCATTGGGGATACAGAGAAAACGAGCCACTGGGTGG
The sequence above is a segment of the Paenibacillus sp. FSL R7-0204 genome. Coding sequences within it:
- a CDS encoding LamG-like jellyroll fold domain-containing protein — protein: MYKARRSFFSASLSIILTTIVFYCIGTMINVDLPSDFSTSIKGIFSVDPASFLPEPTEKRMFFISVIGFPIVMCFLYLIFDKAFLKFEILSSKTIYYIVFALNTLLIIYLLYSYTTQSGNVFFINNSFIKESPILYIAIVIFILIMKFFLERKENEKSFFHNAFNEKINKVIKWTVILYIIFVGFSNTLTINSFYDIAQYTSHFNAVFHSVSQVYLGKTMLVDLTNQYGLYPHILEPIFKLIGLNVFTFTLVMSLLISLSFYCIYKVLDKLILNKFICFLAFSFVLFYGYIHFRLISPDPYYQYYPIRTLFPSLLLYLSLKFFERKSNWKYYLFSLIFSLAVLWNMDTGIIVFLTWILALIFDEALNWKGLSLFCKSCLKHFLVSLAGLVLVLLTFSLFVYLRSGVMPDYISFFSYQTYFYGFGFFMLPMKIIHPWNLVILMYIIGLIISLNSIIQKVNTLQVRLVFILSILGVGLFTYYQGRSHDHVLTLTWYPALMLLVIYIYMMYCEVEKKNNEVGKRKWLLCSTLFLLIVLIGSSLLSIVKNTNNIYHLFESRWSLVFDKTETPVTSGINFIKENTTEGEKILILSYHSGVDYLYTKTMPIIDIPGMSELFLIKEYNKINTAINKNSSLKKVFVDLNFLTNAQQNYEANLMVMKSLYDNFEIIDKSPYDNMVLLVRKSEGTSSNSFLLPNRQNDIHYLISNNFFVSKPFNDSIVGVKEYLPAVSLNQEFTIEVVLKPDKVQKPYGIIIGNHPGDGFQGFVIQQENDNQNVYSFNYGNGNQWAPPLKFSLVPNEWSYITVVFNKGKTNIYIDGQLFLETSELSLEHFENSRLPLSIGNWMNMDRGFNGIISEVRISNSVLLDQEISDNWKGMRDHLPDL
- a CDS encoding GtrA family protein; translated protein: MKNPSVKFVIVGILNTIVGLSVYTVYLKFIQDNYLQALILSHVIGVAHSYLWNNRWTFQQKRYNAKSGMKFMLVYIITFFVNLFLLTLLVDTIGMNKLIAQATALFLTTVISFFGHKYWSFGASKNS
- the rfbH gene encoding lipopolysaccharide biosynthesis protein RfbH translates to MLKQGIIILIKELGEYGLISSDVRNDQVEIYNLFDKLADEFSEKYNFEVKHGDLKVSLYLDTRVKTKISLENITQFAEISKTDYEKITRLDILSKVENYYELFHSERNKDFDSELTQVSYGGRVYDEKEMRSLVDSSLDFWLTAGRYNKQFEKEYAEFLGVRYALLTNSGSSANLLAFSALTSPKLKDRQIKPGDEVITVAAGFPTTVTPIVQNGAIPVFIDVELGTYNIIVDRIEAAITPKTKAIMVAHTMGNPFELDKVMEIAAKYNLWVVEDNCDALGSKFNGKLTGTHGHIGTSSFYPPHHMTMGEGGAVYTNNALLKSIIESFRDWGRDCWCPSGCDNTCNKRFGWELGSLPYGYDHKYTYSHIGYNLRVTEMQAAIGVEQLKKVPTFTQARKENFKRLFEGLKDLGEHFILPRATENSDPSWFGFMLTVQDGAKFTKNEIVEYLEANRIQTRMLFAGNLTRQPAFQNVNYRISGDLKNTDKIMHDTFLVGVYPGLTKEKIDYVVSKIRSFVLDKK
- the rfbF gene encoding glucose-1-phosphate cytidylyltransferase gives rise to the protein MKVVILAGGYGTRISEESHLRPKPMIEIGQKPILWHIMKLYSHYGFNDFVICLGYKGFYIKEYFAHYFLHESDVTFDFTSDNQLVTHTHTAEPWKVTLVNTGIDTMTGGRVKRIQKYIGNEPFMLTYGDGVSDVNISELVNQHNLHGRLATVTTVQPSGRFGALDIASNNEVKGFQEKPKGDGSWINAGFFVLQPEVFNYIDGDETFFEKEPLEGLARDGELFGFKHHGFWQPMDTLRDKNHLEDLWSSGQAPWKTWDAKPVKTK